A genomic region of Papaver somniferum cultivar HN1 chromosome 7, ASM357369v1, whole genome shotgun sequence contains the following coding sequences:
- the LOC113295039 gene encoding ankyrin repeat-containing protein At5g02620-like isoform X2: protein MNSATSNRRFDVLGAALRGKWDAIISFYNFQQMEPLSDIDSEGDNTNVLVSSVSGDTILHMCALCCQTDIMNQLLRIMPAAKRLLSVPNRKGNTVLHEAARTGIVEMAMLILKKEVDGGGDQVLISVSNLNGETPIYWAAMYGHKDMLLFLNITATSRRITSKFTSPSMVGPLTMRTDGSTILHAAVLAEFYDIALEIMEIYPDLASGRNGDGAMASHLLALSPSSFKSGTMYSRQYLGTTLFVLATKGSPSRAMGHMIDYNQSPHVRKSSGITSDGYVEHSYALQLLWKLLEKDYGQWTMTYDDPPLQYQHPSTINNKVLERPIILATKLGIIEMLKEIIEMYPESIEVTDEEAGRNLLHLAAEYRHESIINFLKSSSTNSKRNLDMLVVGIDKDGNSPLHAAAKLGTHKPWHIRGAAQWMQWECVWFQRVKRLLPPHMLIMKNCNNQYAYQVFTETHRDLRVEGERWLKEASNICMFISALIATVMFASAFTLPGGNDSHSGRPVLLKNQDFVPFLHYVGLSLFFSLISLGMFFSIHTAPFEEHEFFLRLPLRVVFAATAFVNSVTFTVCAFFQTWMLISGWTFPLGLLCFDIGLASVGVVFIAELFPDIIVGFISYLLDILFI from the exons ATGAACAGCGCCACCTCTAATCGCCGCTTTGATGTGCTGGGAGCTGCACTAAGAGGAAAGTGGGATGCCATCATAAGTTTTTATAACTTCCAGCAAATGGAACCACTATCTGATATCGATAGCGAAGGGGATAACACCAACGTTCTAGTTAGTAGTGTCTCTGGAGATACCATTCTTCACATGTGTGCACTATGCTGCCAAACTGATATTATGAACCAACTGTTGAGAATAATGCCGGCGGCAAAAAGGTTACTGTCGGTACCTAATAGGAAAGGGAACACAGTGTTACATGAGGCAGCCAGGACGGGTATTGTAGAGATGGCAATGTTAATCTTAAAGAAAGAAGTAGATGGCGGAGGAGATCAAGTGTTGATATCAGTTTCCAACTTAAACGGTGAGACACCTATATACTGGGCAGCAATGTATGGACATAAAGACATGTTGTTATTTCTAAATATAACTGCTACTAGCAGAAGAATCACAAGCAAATTCACATCTCCATCAATGGTTGGCCCATTAACAATGAGGACTGATGGATCAACAATTCTTCATGCTGCTGTTCTTGCGGAATTTTATG ATATCGCACTGGAGATCATGGAGATTTACCCAGACCTTGCTTCTGGCAGAAATGGCGATGGGGCCATGGCCTCTCATTTGTTAGCACTCTCACCTTCTTCTTTCAAGAGTGGAACTATGTATTCTCGACAGTACCTTGGGACCACACTATTTGTTTTGGCCACAAAG GGATCCCCATCGAGAGCTATGGGACACATGATAGATTACAACCAGAGTCCTCACGTAAGGAAAAGTTCGGGCATTACTTCAGATGGCTATGTAGAG CACTCTTATGCACTACAACTCCTTTGGAAGTTACTTGAAAAAGATTATGGTCAATGGACGATGACTTATGACGACCCTCCCCTGCAGTACCAACATCCTTCGACAATAAATAACAAAGTTTTAGAGAGACCAATAATCTTGGCAACTAAGTTGGGCATCATAGAGATGTTAAAAGAAATAATTGAAATGTATCCGGAGTCAATTGAAGTGACAGATGAAGAAGCTGGAAGAAATTTGTTGCACTTAGCCGCGGAATATAGACATGAGTCCATAATAAACTTCTTGAAGTCATCGTCAACTAATTCAAAGAGGAACTTGGACATGTTAGTCGTGGGAATTGATAAAGATGGTAATTCCCCACTTCACGCTGCTGCTAAGCTTGGAACACATAAACCGTGGCACATTCGCGGAGCAGCACAATGGATGCAATGGGAGTGTGTTTGGTTTCAG CGCGTAAAACGTTTACTTCCACCACATAtgttgattatgaagaactgcAACAACCAATATGCTTATCAAGTATTCACTGAAACTCATAGAGATCTAAGAGTAGAAGGTGAGAGATggttaaaagaagcatcaaataTTTGTATGTTTATATCGGCTTTAATAGCAACTGTGATGTTTGCATCCGCCTTCACTTTACCTGGTGGAAACGACTCACATTCAGGTCGTCCAGTCTTACTCAAGAACCAAGATTTTGTACCATTTCTTCATTACGTAGGTTTATCTTTGTTCTTTTCTCTTATATCTTTGGGTATGTTTTTCTCTATCCACACCGCTCCCTTTGAGGAACACGAATTCTTTTTACGGTTGCCTTTAAGGGTGGTGTTTGCTGCAACTGCTTTCGTCAATTCCGTTACTTTCACGGTATGTGCGTTCTTCCAAACGTGGATGCTTATAAGTGGCTGGACATTCCCTTTAGGCCTGCTTTGCTTTGATATTGGATTAGCTTCTGTTGGGGTTGTCTTCATTGCGGAATTATTCCCGGACATCATCGTGGGCTTTATCTCTTACTTGCTTGACATTCTTTTCATTTAG
- the LOC113295039 gene encoding uncharacterized protein LOC113295039 isoform X1, with amino-acid sequence MNSATSNRRFDVLGAALRGKWDAIISFYNFQQMEPLSDIDSEGDNTNVLVSSVSGDTILHMCALCCQTDIMNQLLRIMPAAKRLLSVPNRKGNTVLHEAARTGIVEMAMLILKKEVDGGGDQVLISVSNLNGETPIYWAAMYGHKDMLLFLNITATSRRITSKFTSPSMVGPLTMRTDGSTILHAAVLAEFYDIALEIMEIYPDLASGRNGDGAMASHLLALSPSSFKSGTMYSRQYLGTTLFVLATKVVNIIYTWIPIESYGTHDRLQPESSRKEKFGHYFRWLCRAFWRLPVIKIIYNAKLKHSYALQLLWKLLEKDYGQWTMTYDDPPLQYQHPSTINNKVLERPIILATKLGIIEMLKEIIEMYPESIEVTDEEAGRNLLHLAAEYRHESIINFLKSSSTNSKRNLDMLVVGIDKDGNSPLHAAAKLGTHKPWHIRGAAQWMQWECVWFQRVKRLLPPHMLIMKNCNNQYAYQVFTETHRDLRVEGERWLKEASNICMFISALIATVMFASAFTLPGGNDSHSGRPVLLKNQDFVPFLHYVGLSLFFSLISLGMFFSIHTAPFEEHEFFLRLPLRVVFAATAFVNSVTFTVCAFFQTWMLISGWTFPLGLLCFDIGLASVGVVFIAELFPDIIVGFISYLLDILFI; translated from the exons ATGAACAGCGCCACCTCTAATCGCCGCTTTGATGTGCTGGGAGCTGCACTAAGAGGAAAGTGGGATGCCATCATAAGTTTTTATAACTTCCAGCAAATGGAACCACTATCTGATATCGATAGCGAAGGGGATAACACCAACGTTCTAGTTAGTAGTGTCTCTGGAGATACCATTCTTCACATGTGTGCACTATGCTGCCAAACTGATATTATGAACCAACTGTTGAGAATAATGCCGGCGGCAAAAAGGTTACTGTCGGTACCTAATAGGAAAGGGAACACAGTGTTACATGAGGCAGCCAGGACGGGTATTGTAGAGATGGCAATGTTAATCTTAAAGAAAGAAGTAGATGGCGGAGGAGATCAAGTGTTGATATCAGTTTCCAACTTAAACGGTGAGACACCTATATACTGGGCAGCAATGTATGGACATAAAGACATGTTGTTATTTCTAAATATAACTGCTACTAGCAGAAGAATCACAAGCAAATTCACATCTCCATCAATGGTTGGCCCATTAACAATGAGGACTGATGGATCAACAATTCTTCATGCTGCTGTTCTTGCGGAATTTTATG ATATCGCACTGGAGATCATGGAGATTTACCCAGACCTTGCTTCTGGCAGAAATGGCGATGGGGCCATGGCCTCTCATTTGTTAGCACTCTCACCTTCTTCTTTCAAGAGTGGAACTATGTATTCTCGACAGTACCTTGGGACCACACTATTTGTTTTGGCCACAAAGGTTGTAAATATTATATACACAT GGATCCCCATCGAGAGCTATGGGACACATGATAGATTACAACCAGAGTCCTCACGTAAGGAAAAGTTCGGGCATTACTTCAGATGGCTATGTAGAG CTTTTTGGCGTTTGCCTGTTATCAAAATCATTTACAATGCAAAACTCAAGCACTCTTATGCACTACAACTCCTTTGGAAGTTACTTGAAAAAGATTATGGTCAATGGACGATGACTTATGACGACCCTCCCCTGCAGTACCAACATCCTTCGACAATAAATAACAAAGTTTTAGAGAGACCAATAATCTTGGCAACTAAGTTGGGCATCATAGAGATGTTAAAAGAAATAATTGAAATGTATCCGGAGTCAATTGAAGTGACAGATGAAGAAGCTGGAAGAAATTTGTTGCACTTAGCCGCGGAATATAGACATGAGTCCATAATAAACTTCTTGAAGTCATCGTCAACTAATTCAAAGAGGAACTTGGACATGTTAGTCGTGGGAATTGATAAAGATGGTAATTCCCCACTTCACGCTGCTGCTAAGCTTGGAACACATAAACCGTGGCACATTCGCGGAGCAGCACAATGGATGCAATGGGAGTGTGTTTGGTTTCAG CGCGTAAAACGTTTACTTCCACCACATAtgttgattatgaagaactgcAACAACCAATATGCTTATCAAGTATTCACTGAAACTCATAGAGATCTAAGAGTAGAAGGTGAGAGATggttaaaagaagcatcaaataTTTGTATGTTTATATCGGCTTTAATAGCAACTGTGATGTTTGCATCCGCCTTCACTTTACCTGGTGGAAACGACTCACATTCAGGTCGTCCAGTCTTACTCAAGAACCAAGATTTTGTACCATTTCTTCATTACGTAGGTTTATCTTTGTTCTTTTCTCTTATATCTTTGGGTATGTTTTTCTCTATCCACACCGCTCCCTTTGAGGAACACGAATTCTTTTTACGGTTGCCTTTAAGGGTGGTGTTTGCTGCAACTGCTTTCGTCAATTCCGTTACTTTCACGGTATGTGCGTTCTTCCAAACGTGGATGCTTATAAGTGGCTGGACATTCCCTTTAGGCCTGCTTTGCTTTGATATTGGATTAGCTTCTGTTGGGGTTGTCTTCATTGCGGAATTATTCCCGGACATCATCGTGGGCTTTATCTCTTACTTGCTTGACATTCTTTTCATTTAG